The following are from one region of the Mycetohabitans rhizoxinica HKI 454 genome:
- a CDS encoding efflux RND transporter permease subunit, which yields MNLSRPFIARPVATTLLTVGIALAGLFAFVKLPVSPLPQVDFPTISVLATLPGASPETVATSVASPLERHLGAIADVTEMTSTSGIGNTRIVLQFGLNRDIDGAARDVQAAINAARADLPASLRQNPTYHKVNPADAPILVLALTSKTMTAGQMYDAASTVLQQALSQIDGVGEVNVSGAANPAVRVEINPTVLFHYGIGLEDIRAALASANANSPKGAIEAGRRHLQLYTNDQARRADQYRDLVIAYRNGSAVRLSDVAQVVDSVEDLRTMGIMNGERAVLVILYRQPGANIIETVNRVKARLPQLRAALPAAIDVTPTADRTMTIRASLRDTERTLLIAVILVVIVVFLFLRNWRATLIPSVAVPVSIIGTFAGMYLLGYSIDNLSLMALTIATGFVVDDAIVVLENISRHIEAGMPRMRAAIVGAREVGFTVLSISVSLVAVFLPILLMGGIVGRLFREFAVTLSLAIFVSLLVSLTLTPMLCARLLRPTSDVRGEGRLARWLEAGFARLQRGYEHSLGWALDHALLVLAVLVATIGLNVYLYTIVPKGFFPQQDTGRLVGGILADQSTSFQSMRVKFSQMMDIVKRHPAVDSAVGFTGGRQTNAGFMLISLKPLAERGVSADQVIEQLRAPLAEVAGARTFLQAVQDIRVGGRQSNAQYQFTLLGDSTAQLYKWAPILTEALQKRPELADVNSDQQQGGLEANVIIDRPTAARYGITPAQIDNTLYDAFGQRQVSTIYNSLNQYHVVMEVAPRYWQSPDILKDIFISQSGGSASGTASTNATVGTVTHASGAKKTVGVSTSNAASRAASVALDSARNQAINSIAASGKSSSSSGAAVSTAKETMIPLSAIARFAPGNTPLAVSHQNQFVATTISFNLPVGTSLSDATAAIYQTMADIGMPGTLHGSFSGTAHAFQQALSNQPLLILAALAAVYIVLGILYESYIHPLTILSTLPSAGVGALLALLLFRIEFSIIALIGVILLIGIVKKNAIMMVDVAIDAARTGMSSREAIRQACLLRFRPIMMTTCAALLGALPLAFGHGEGHEMRAPLGISIVGGLIVSQLLTLYTTPVVYLYMDRLRTWWGARHGGEHVPPRHVFGSDE from the coding sequence ATGAACCTTTCCCGCCCTTTCATCGCGCGCCCCGTCGCCACCACACTGCTGACCGTGGGCATCGCACTGGCCGGGTTATTCGCTTTCGTGAAGCTGCCGGTGTCGCCATTGCCGCAGGTGGACTTTCCGACCATCTCGGTGCTGGCAACACTGCCTGGCGCCAGCCCGGAGACCGTGGCCACCAGCGTGGCCAGCCCACTCGAGCGACATTTGGGCGCCATTGCGGACGTCACCGAGATGACGTCCACGAGCGGCATCGGCAATACGCGGATCGTGCTGCAGTTCGGGTTGAACCGTGACATCGACGGGGCGGCTCGCGACGTACAAGCCGCGATCAACGCCGCGCGGGCAGACCTGCCAGCCAGCCTGCGACAAAATCCAACATACCACAAGGTCAACCCGGCCGACGCGCCGATCCTCGTCCTTGCGCTGACGTCGAAAACAATGACGGCCGGACAGATGTATGACGCGGCCTCGACCGTGCTGCAACAGGCGCTGTCGCAAATCGACGGAGTCGGGGAAGTCAACGTGAGCGGCGCAGCCAATCCGGCCGTGCGCGTCGAAATCAATCCGACCGTGCTGTTCCACTACGGGATCGGACTGGAAGACATCCGCGCCGCGCTCGCGTCAGCCAATGCGAACAGCCCGAAAGGCGCGATCGAGGCCGGCCGCCGGCACTTGCAGCTATACACGAACGACCAAGCGCGGCGCGCTGACCAATACCGTGACCTGGTGATTGCTTACCGTAACGGCTCCGCGGTGCGGCTTTCCGACGTCGCGCAGGTCGTCGATTCGGTCGAAGACCTGCGCACCATGGGCATAATGAACGGCGAACGCGCGGTGCTCGTGATCCTGTACCGGCAGCCTGGCGCCAATATCATCGAGACGGTCAACCGCGTCAAGGCGAGGCTGCCCCAGCTACGCGCGGCACTGCCCGCAGCGATCGATGTAACGCCGACCGCCGACCGCACAATGACGATCCGTGCTTCACTGCGAGACACCGAGCGCACGCTGTTGATCGCGGTGATCCTGGTGGTAATAGTCGTGTTCCTGTTCTTGCGCAACTGGCGTGCGACGCTCATCCCCAGCGTTGCGGTGCCCGTATCGATCATCGGTACGTTTGCCGGCATGTACCTGCTCGGCTATTCGATCGACAACTTGTCGCTGATGGCGCTGACGATCGCCACCGGCTTCGTCGTCGATGATGCGATCGTCGTGCTCGAGAACATCTCGCGGCACATCGAGGCCGGCATGCCGCGCATGCGCGCAGCGATCGTTGGCGCACGCGAAGTCGGCTTCACGGTATTGTCGATCAGCGTCTCGCTGGTCGCGGTATTTCTGCCGATTCTATTGATGGGCGGCATCGTCGGTCGTCTGTTTCGCGAGTTTGCTGTCACGCTGTCGCTGGCGATCTTCGTGTCGCTGCTCGTGTCACTGACGCTCACGCCAATGCTGTGCGCCAGACTGCTCAGGCCCACCTCTGACGTGCGCGGCGAAGGCCGGCTCGCGCGCTGGCTCGAAGCCGGCTTCGCCCGCTTGCAGCGCGGATACGAACACTCACTCGGCTGGGCGCTGGACCACGCGTTGCTGGTGCTGGCCGTGCTGGTCGCCACCATCGGCTTGAACGTGTACCTGTACACGATCGTGCCAAAGGGCTTCTTTCCGCAACAGGACACCGGCCGACTCGTCGGCGGCATCCTGGCGGACCAGAGCACGTCGTTCCAATCGATGCGGGTGAAATTTTCGCAGATGATGGACATCGTCAAGCGCCACCCGGCAGTCGATTCCGCAGTCGGTTTCACCGGCGGGCGTCAGACCAACGCGGGTTTCATGCTCATCTCGCTGAAGCCGCTCGCCGAGCGCGGCGTGTCCGCGGACCAGGTCATTGAGCAACTGCGCGCGCCGCTGGCCGAGGTCGCCGGCGCCAGAACGTTCTTGCAAGCGGTGCAGGATATCCGCGTGGGTGGAAGACAATCGAACGCGCAGTATCAGTTCACGCTGCTCGGTGATTCGACCGCTCAGTTGTACAAATGGGCACCGATCCTAACCGAGGCGCTGCAAAAGCGGCCCGAGCTTGCCGATGTAAACTCGGACCAGCAGCAAGGCGGTCTGGAGGCGAACGTGATCATCGACCGGCCAACTGCTGCACGCTATGGCATCACCCCTGCGCAGATCGACAATACGCTGTACGATGCCTTCGGCCAGCGGCAGGTGTCGACGATCTACAATTCGCTGAACCAGTATCATGTCGTGATGGAAGTGGCGCCCCGCTATTGGCAAAGCCCCGACATTTTGAAGGACATCTTCATTAGTCAATCCGGCGGCAGCGCATCAGGCACCGCGAGCACCAACGCGACGGTCGGGACCGTCACCCATGCATCGGGCGCGAAAAAGACGGTCGGCGTGTCGACGTCCAATGCCGCCAGCCGTGCAGCGAGCGTCGCACTTGATTCGGCACGCAATCAGGCGATCAACTCGATCGCCGCCAGCGGCAAGTCCAGCTCATCGTCCGGCGCCGCGGTATCCACCGCCAAGGAAACGATGATCCCGTTGTCGGCCATCGCGCGCTTCGCCCCGGGCAATACACCGCTGGCGGTCAGCCATCAGAACCAATTCGTCGCGACGACGATCTCCTTCAATCTGCCGGTGGGCACCTCACTGTCGGACGCGACCGCCGCGATCTACCAAACCATGGCCGACATCGGCATGCCCGGCACCCTTCACGGCAGTTTCTCCGGCACGGCACACGCCTTCCAGCAAGCGTTATCGAACCAGCCGCTATTGATTCTCGCGGCGCTCGCCGCGGTCTACATCGTGCTGGGCATTCTGTACGAGAGCTATATCCATCCGCTCACGATCCTGTCCACGTTGCCGTCGGCTGGCGTCGGCGCGCTACTGGCGTTGCTGCTGTTCCGTATCGAGTTCAGCATCATTGCGCTGATTGGCGTGATCCTGCTGATCGGTATCGTGAAGAAGAATGCGATCATGATGGTGGACGTCGCGATCGACGCCGCGCGCACCGGCATGAGTTCGCGCGAGGCCATCCGTCAGGCCTGCTTGCTGCGCTTCAGACCGATTATGATGACCACCTGCGCCGCGCTGCTCGGTGCATTGCCGCTCGCATTCGGCCACGGCGAAGGACACGAGATGCGCGCGCCGCTGGGCATCTCCATCGTCGGCGGACTGATTGTCAGCCAATTGCTAACGCTCTATACCACGCCGGTGGTTTACCTCTACATGGACCGGCTCCGTACTTGGTGGGGCGCACGGCACGGCGGCGAGCACGTCCCGCCGCGCCACGTGTTCGGCAGTGACGAGTAA
- a CDS encoding MdtB/MuxB family multidrug efflux RND transporter permease subunit, translated as MNPSRLFILRPVGTALLMAAIMLAGLVSLQFLPLSALPEVDYPTIQVQTFYPGASPEVMTSSVTAPLERQFGQMPGLNQMSSQSSAGASVITLQFSLDLPLDIAEQEVQAAINAAGNLLPSDLPAPPIYAKVNPADAPILTLAITSKTLPLTQVQDLVDTRLAQKISQVGGVGLVSLSGGQRPAIRIQANPRALAAYGLNLDDLRTTISNLNVNTPKGNFDGPTRAYTINANDQLTDASAYHSAVVAYKNGRPVMLTDVAQIVSGPENTKLGAWVDTEPAIILNVQRQPGANVIQVVDNIKALLPQLQQSLPASVETRVLTDRTTTIRASVRDVQFELVTAVVLVVLVMYLFLGSWQATVIPSLSVPLSLIGTLAVMYLYGFSLDNLSLMALTIATGFVVDDAIVMIENITRYVEDGDTPLQAALKGSKQIGFTIISLTVSLLAVLIPLLFMGDVVGRLFHEFAITLAVAIVFSAVVSLTLVPMLCAKLLRHSPPKESGRFEARARAFFDAVIAAYAKMLSRVLDHQPLTLLVALLTLVLTIMLYIVAPKGFFPTQDTGIIQGITQASQSVSYAAMAEHQQALAAEILKDPDVQSLSSFIGVDGTNLTLNSGRLLINLKPFDERSRDAQQIIRSLQQRVAQIPGISLYMQPVQDLTIDSTLSATQYQLMLTDANAQAFADWVPKFVARLKQAPELADVASDLQQNGLSTYIEIDRSTAARFGITPATVNNALYDAFGQRIISTIFTQSNQYRVILEADPKMHESPDALGTIYLPSATAPGAQVPLSSIATFHQQNAPLLISHLGQFPSTTLSFNLAPGKSLGAAVKAIEQAKDDIGLPPSFQIRYQGAALAFQASLSDQVFLILAAIVTMYIVLGVLYESFVHPITILSTLPSAGVGALLALSVTGHDLDIIGIIGIVLLIGIVKKNAIMMIDFALEAQREQGKRPRDAIYQACLLRFRPILMTTMAALLGALPLMLGTGSGHELRHPLGIAIAGGLVVSQLLTLFTTPVIYLGFDRLASALRERLSRDASGEGSRQ; from the coding sequence ATGAATCCATCCCGCCTCTTTATTCTCCGCCCAGTCGGCACAGCACTGCTGATGGCCGCCATCATGCTGGCCGGCCTTGTGTCGCTGCAGTTCCTGCCACTGTCCGCGCTGCCAGAAGTGGACTATCCGACGATTCAAGTGCAGACCTTCTATCCCGGTGCCAGCCCCGAGGTGATGACCTCGTCGGTGACTGCGCCGCTGGAGCGCCAGTTCGGTCAGATGCCGGGGCTGAATCAGATGTCGTCGCAAAGCTCGGCGGGCGCATCGGTCATCACGCTGCAGTTTTCGCTGGACTTGCCGCTGGACATCGCGGAGCAAGAAGTGCAGGCGGCCATCAACGCGGCAGGCAACCTGCTGCCGTCCGATCTGCCAGCGCCGCCGATCTACGCAAAGGTCAATCCGGCCGACGCCCCCATTCTCACGCTGGCGATCACTTCTAAGACGCTGCCGTTGACCCAGGTGCAGGACCTGGTCGATACCCGGCTCGCGCAGAAAATCTCGCAAGTGGGCGGCGTCGGGCTGGTGAGCTTGAGCGGTGGACAGCGGCCCGCGATCCGCATCCAGGCCAACCCGCGCGCGCTCGCGGCGTACGGCCTGAATCTGGACGATCTGCGCACCACGATTTCGAACCTGAACGTCAACACCCCAAAAGGCAACTTTGACGGTCCGACACGTGCCTACACGATCAATGCCAACGACCAGTTGACCGATGCCAGTGCGTATCACAGCGCGGTAGTCGCCTACAAGAACGGCCGTCCGGTGATGCTAACCGACGTCGCGCAGATCGTCTCCGGCCCGGAGAACACGAAGCTAGGCGCGTGGGTCGATACCGAGCCGGCGATCATCCTAAATGTGCAGCGGCAGCCGGGCGCCAATGTGATCCAAGTGGTCGACAACATCAAGGCGCTGCTGCCGCAGTTGCAGCAAAGCCTGCCCGCATCGGTCGAGACCCGCGTGTTGACCGATCGCACCACGACGATCCGCGCGTCGGTACGCGACGTGCAGTTCGAGCTGGTAACGGCGGTCGTGCTGGTGGTGCTGGTGATGTACCTGTTCCTCGGCAGTTGGCAGGCGACCGTGATTCCCAGCCTGTCCGTGCCACTGTCGCTGATCGGCACGCTGGCGGTGATGTACCTGTACGGATTTTCGCTGGACAATCTGTCTTTGATGGCGCTGACCATTGCCACGGGCTTCGTCGTCGATGACGCGATCGTGATGATCGAGAACATCACCCGCTACGTTGAGGACGGCGACACGCCGTTGCAAGCCGCGCTGAAGGGCTCCAAGCAAATCGGCTTCACGATCATTTCGCTGACCGTGTCGTTGCTCGCGGTGCTAATCCCGTTGCTGTTCATGGGTGATGTCGTCGGCCGGCTGTTCCACGAGTTTGCGATCACGCTTGCCGTGGCGATCGTGTTCTCTGCAGTGGTGTCGCTCACGCTCGTGCCGATGCTGTGCGCCAAGCTGCTCCGGCACAGTCCACCGAAGGAAAGCGGCCGCTTCGAGGCCCGGGCCCGTGCGTTCTTCGATGCGGTGATCGCCGCCTACGCAAAGATGCTCTCGCGGGTGCTCGATCACCAGCCGCTCACGCTGCTCGTTGCACTGCTCACGCTGGTGCTCACGATCATGCTCTACATCGTAGCGCCGAAGGGCTTTTTCCCGACGCAAGACACCGGCATCATCCAAGGCATCACGCAGGCCTCGCAAAGTGTGTCGTACGCGGCCATGGCCGAGCACCAGCAAGCGCTCGCCGCCGAAATCCTGAAGGACCCGGATGTCCAGAGCCTGTCGTCGTTCATCGGCGTAGACGGCACCAATCTCACGCTGAACAGCGGCCGTTTGCTGATCAATCTGAAGCCGTTCGACGAACGCAGCCGCGACGCGCAGCAAATCATCCGCTCGTTGCAGCAGCGCGTCGCGCAGATACCCGGCATCTCGCTGTATATGCAGCCAGTGCAGGACCTGACGATTGACTCGACGCTCAGCGCGACGCAATACCAACTCATGCTGACCGACGCGAACGCCCAAGCGTTTGCTGACTGGGTGCCGAAGTTTGTCGCGCGGCTCAAGCAGGCGCCGGAGTTGGCTGATGTCGCCAGCGACTTACAGCAAAACGGGCTCTCAACCTATATTGAGATCGATCGCAGTACCGCCGCGCGCTTCGGCATCACGCCGGCGACGGTCAACAACGCGCTGTATGATGCCTTTGGGCAGCGCATCATCTCGACCATCTTCACTCAATCAAACCAGTATCGCGTGATCCTGGAGGCGGACCCGAAGATGCACGAGTCCCCGGACGCACTGGGCACGATCTACCTGCCATCGGCCACCGCGCCTGGCGCCCAGGTCCCGCTGTCGTCCATCGCGACCTTCCATCAGCAAAACGCGCCGCTGCTGATCTCGCACTTAGGCCAGTTCCCGTCCACCACCCTCTCGTTCAACCTCGCGCCGGGCAAATCGCTCGGCGCGGCGGTGAAGGCCATCGAGCAAGCGAAGGACGACATCGGTCTGCCGCCCTCGTTCCAGATCCGCTATCAGGGCGCGGCGCTGGCATTCCAAGCATCGCTGTCCGACCAGGTATTCCTGATCCTGGCCGCGATCGTCACGATGTACATTGTCCTTGGCGTGCTATACGAGAGCTTCGTCCATCCCATCACAATCCTGTCTACGCTGCCCTCCGCCGGCGTCGGCGCGCTGCTCGCATTGAGCGTCACCGGGCATGACCTGGATATCATCGGCATCATCGGCATCGTGCTGCTGATCGGCATCGTCAAAAAGAACGCGATCATGATGATCGACTTTGCGCTTGAAGCGCAGCGAGAACAAGGCAAGCGCCCTCGCGACGCGATCTACCAGGCTTGCCTGCTGCGCTTTCGGCCGATCCTGATGACGACGATGGCAGCGCTGCTCGGTGCGCTGCCGCTGATGCTGGGCACGGGCTCCGGTCACGAGTTGCGCCATCCGCTAGGCATCGCGATCGCCGGCGGGCTGGTCGTCAGCCAGTTGCTGACGCTGTTCACGACGCCGGTGATTTACCTTGGCTTTGACCGGCTCGCCTCGGCGCTGCGCGAACGCTTGTCGCGCGATGCCAGCGGCGAAGGCAGCAGACAATGA
- a CDS encoding transglycosylase SLT domain-containing protein yields MTTTITIIQTDSPSSNWSQWPGLYDNDTPGIHHKRAGDGHTSTPSDGQWSNTDDLLNQLIQLLMQFNGNSNEGNTGDGPDSDGAIGRHHGGGGCHHHHCDAPEDGTSGSSSKTHGTSSDGDTTDSTQASSRSGEDQPALDGPTTPGKAYTPGKNPKIDRWENDINLAARLTGLDGNLIGGQMWAESRGNPKEWSRNSDGTPDLGLMQIGQRRWEKDVLPELTKQDKENIKKLTGKDPKDLDMHNPHDNVIAGAFELKTHIIEHGGDRNNPMANEKALKKGLEEYVGVGDEGKYARNVITNYNVLNQHKELDDSQ; encoded by the coding sequence ATGACAACCACGATCACAATCATCCAAACCGATTCGCCGTCTTCCAACTGGTCCCAATGGCCCGGGCTTTACGATAACGACACGCCGGGAATCCATCACAAGCGGGCAGGAGACGGGCACACCTCGACGCCATCGGACGGACAGTGGTCGAACACCGACGATTTGCTCAATCAGCTAATCCAGTTGTTGATGCAGTTCAACGGTAACAGTAACGAGGGCAATACCGGCGATGGCCCGGACTCGGATGGTGCCATCGGCCGGCATCACGGCGGCGGCGGATGTCACCATCACCATTGCGACGCGCCAGAGGATGGCACGAGCGGCTCATCCAGTAAGACCCACGGCACCTCATCCGACGGCGACACCACCGACTCGACCCAAGCGAGCAGCCGGTCCGGCGAGGACCAACCCGCGCTGGACGGTCCGACAACGCCAGGCAAGGCATACACGCCAGGCAAAAATCCGAAGATCGACCGGTGGGAAAACGACATCAACTTGGCCGCGCGGCTGACGGGGCTAGATGGCAACCTGATTGGTGGACAGATGTGGGCCGAATCGCGCGGTAATCCGAAGGAATGGTCGAGAAACAGCGACGGCACGCCGGACCTGGGCCTGATGCAGATCGGCCAGCGGCGCTGGGAAAAGGACGTGCTGCCGGAACTGACGAAACAAGACAAAGAAAACATCAAGAAGTTGACTGGCAAGGATCCGAAGGACCTGGACATGCACAATCCGCACGACAACGTGATTGCGGGAGCCTTCGAACTGAAGACCCACATCATCGAGCACGGCGGTGATCGCAACAATCCGATGGCCAACGAAAAGGCGCTGAAGAAGGGGCTCGAAGAATACGTTGGAGTGGGCGACGAAGGGAAATACGCAAGAAACGTCATCACCAACTACAACGTATTGAACCAGCACAAAGAGCTGGACGACAGCCAATAA